From the Deinococcus radiophilus genome, one window contains:
- a CDS encoding NUDIX domain-containing protein, with the protein MPTSAPPDYITDLRTIIGNAPVNLMGAAGLMFDAEGRVLLQRLVGRDDVWSLPGGLCELAEPPERTLRREVQEETGLTVLDAELLTLHTTPLRTLGNGHQASFYTALYRVTAWEGVPQADGVEVAELRWFSVEALPPMRGYIGRWAAEWLREQ; encoded by the coding sequence ATGCCCACCTCTGCCCCGCCCGACTACATCACCGACCTCCGCACCATCATCGGCAACGCGCCCGTCAACCTGATGGGCGCGGCGGGCCTGATGTTTGACGCTGAGGGGCGGGTGCTGTTGCAGCGGCTGGTGGGCCGAGACGACGTGTGGAGCCTGCCCGGCGGCCTGTGCGAACTGGCCGAGCCGCCGGAGCGGACGCTGCGCCGCGAGGTGCAGGAGGAAACCGGACTGACCGTGCTGGACGCGGAGCTGCTGACCTTGCACACCACCCCGCTGCGAACGCTGGGTAACGGCCACCAGGCCAGCTTCTACACGGCGCTGTACCGGGTCACGGCCTGGGAAGGAGTGCCGCAGGCGGACGGCGTGGAAGTGGCAGAGCTGCGCTGGTTCAGCGTGGAGGCGCTCCCCCCCATGCGCGGCTATATCGGGCGCTGGGCAGCGGAGTGGCTGCGGGAGCAATAA
- a CDS encoding DUF937 domain-containing protein, producing the protein MNIEELFRQHFGADSARQLGSAAGLTDDQAARLLDRTVRWQLETLAQQAKSEGVRSQITEAIDNLPRFRDVAHGLQEQGGADSLQLAGEILSPGLLGSDQSDMAGQLARVEGAPQPAIARLLNMSLPLLLSFAGQAGLNRDSMTQIMSTIRASGVRPRAVGGSYVSRAGALSNAPQFRDQGNGGETKKSPEAPQASSSRSQVEMSAAGVRPSQPEAVSPTQAERLAQSEPVSSQPQQVAGTNYSKDSVASALLEDAEVPSPEELEKLAQARNVQPAAPVTEAPQSAVVPTEPVPEPELVPERDYSKDSVVSALLEDAEAPAVTTPAPPTAEPTASVAPQPTAAVTPAPVAHTQPSSPVQPAAPAGAPTASAQPDQRPAPAADALAAAAAAAGVGGGAVQAAQPAPQGSNPWKSAKPVVSGSQPSQAQPARAAAPAPAAPRAVPVAPAAAAVSTTSAVAQPAAQDQALSADNLLTFFREQFSGEGTAALAEATGFGRRDAGRAVQGTVPVLLSALAQKGHNEAGAAELLSLSNDFGRVVQTGGLNMDLLSNRAELGAMEVRGLSVLDRLLDNPGEVGGRLGTALGTSGEQAGRLLALLTPFVLGLLGSRAQATRTDAAGLSRVLAGLTPGKLEGLLPQGMGVLKALLGAQLFGAAPKARPTLLETKQAKATPLAEEERVVVKEQPAPAVQPMTPEPPRPVTPPPAEPERGGFPWWIIPLLLLAGLAWYFTQNRAEPVPAPTPAATEQTTTPPAAEPAAAAPEAALTVLEPADGTTVAADGFSMTGTGGAGDYEVFENGTSVGSFTAESDGAWTTDITAPAVGDNTYAIWDESGNEVATVNVTVE; encoded by the coding sequence ATGAACATAGAAGAACTGTTTCGCCAACATTTTGGAGCCGACAGCGCCCGGCAACTGGGCAGCGCTGCGGGGCTGACCGACGATCAGGCGGCACGCCTACTGGACCGTACTGTGCGCTGGCAGCTGGAAACCCTGGCCCAGCAGGCCAAGAGCGAAGGTGTGCGCTCCCAGATCACCGAGGCCATTGATAACCTGCCGCGCTTCCGCGATGTGGCCCATGGTCTGCAGGAGCAGGGCGGCGCCGACTCGCTGCAACTGGCCGGCGAAATTCTCAGCCCCGGCCTGCTGGGCAGTGACCAGAGCGATATGGCCGGGCAGCTGGCCCGCGTGGAGGGTGCGCCGCAACCCGCGATTGCCCGCCTGCTGAACATGTCGTTGCCGCTGCTGCTGAGCTTTGCGGGCCAGGCCGGACTGAACCGGGACAGTATGACCCAAATCATGTCTACCATTCGTGCGTCGGGCGTGCGCCCACGTGCTGTGGGCGGCTCCTACGTGTCTCGTGCCGGGGCACTGAGCAATGCCCCGCAGTTCCGCGATCAGGGGAACGGTGGTGAAACAAAAAAGTCCCCTGAAGCTCCGCAGGCCAGCTCGTCCCGGTCACAAGTAGAGATGTCGGCAGCAGGTGTGCGCCCCTCGCAGCCGGAGGCAGTCAGTCCAACCCAGGCAGAACGCCTGGCCCAGTCTGAGCCAGTCAGTTCCCAGCCACAGCAGGTGGCTGGCACCAACTATTCCAAGGACAGCGTGGCCTCGGCCCTGCTGGAAGACGCCGAAGTGCCCAGCCCCGAAGAACTGGAAAAACTGGCCCAGGCCCGCAATGTGCAGCCTGCCGCTCCCGTCACCGAAGCGCCGCAGTCTGCGGTGGTCCCCACTGAACCTGTTCCCGAACCAGAACTGGTACCTGAGCGTGACTACTCCAAGGACAGCGTGGTCTCCGCCCTGCTGGAAGACGCTGAAGCGCCAGCCGTTACCACCCCAGCTCCTCCCACAGCAGAGCCGACTGCATCTGTAGCGCCCCAGCCTACGGCGGCAGTGACGCCAGCTCCGGTTGCTCACACCCAGCCCAGCTCACCTGTTCAACCTGCGGCTCCTGCGGGTGCCCCGACTGCATCTGCTCAGCCTGATCAGCGCCCGGCTCCCGCTGCCGACGCACTGGCCGCTGCTGCCGCCGCAGCTGGCGTAGGTGGTGGGGCCGTTCAGGCGGCCCAGCCCGCCCCTCAGGGGAGCAACCCCTGGAAATCGGCCAAGCCAGTGGTGTCCGGTTCGCAGCCCTCGCAGGCTCAGCCGGCCCGCGCCGCTGCGCCCGCGCCTGCTGCACCCCGTGCCGTACCCGTAGCTCCTGCCGCCGCCGCGGTGTCCACGACATCTGCAGTGGCTCAGCCCGCCGCGCAGGATCAGGCCCTCAGTGCTGATAACCTGCTGACCTTTTTCCGCGAGCAGTTTTCGGGTGAGGGGACCGCCGCCCTGGCCGAAGCCACCGGGTTTGGCCGCCGCGATGCTGGCCGCGCCGTACAGGGAACTGTCCCCGTCTTGCTCAGCGCCCTGGCCCAGAAGGGTCACAACGAGGCTGGAGCCGCCGAGCTGCTGAGCCTAAGCAATGACTTTGGCCGAGTCGTACAAACGGGCGGCTTGAATATGGACCTGCTGAGCAACCGTGCCGAACTGGGTGCGATGGAAGTGCGTGGCCTGAGCGTGTTGGACCGTTTGCTGGACAATCCAGGCGAAGTCGGCGGCCGTCTGGGTACTGCCCTGGGAACGTCAGGTGAGCAAGCAGGCCGCCTGCTGGCATTGCTGACACCCTTCGTGCTGGGTCTGCTGGGGAGCCGTGCCCAGGCGACCCGCACCGACGCTGCTGGCCTGAGCCGGGTGCTGGCTGGACTGACTCCAGGCAAATTGGAAGGTCTGCTGCCCCAGGGTATGGGCGTGCTGAAGGCTTTGCTGGGCGCACAACTGTTTGGCGCTGCTCCCAAGGCGCGGCCCACCCTCCTGGAAACCAAGCAGGCCAAAGCCACCCCACTGGCCGAAGAAGAGCGCGTGGTGGTCAAGGAGCAGCCCGCTCCCGCCGTGCAGCCGATGACCCCCGAACCACCCCGTCCGGTCACTCCTCCCCCCGCCGAGCCGGAACGCGGCGGCTTCCCCTGGTGGATCATCCCGCTGCTGTTGCTGGCAGGCCTGGCCTGGTACTTCACGCAGAACCGTGCCGAACCGGTACCTGCGCCCACGCCGGCCGCCACCGAGCAGACCACGACCCCACCGGCCGCCGAGCCCGCTGCAGCCGCCCCTGAGGCTGCCCTCACGGTGCTGGAACCCGCTGACGGCACCACGGTCGCTGCCGATGGCTTTTCCATGACGGGTACGGGCGGCGCTGGCGACTACGAAGTGTTCGAGAACGGGACTTCAGTCGGCAGCTTTACTGCCGAGAGCGACGGCGCCTGGACCACCGACATCACTGCGCCAGCTGTGGGTGACAACACTTACGCCATTTGGGATGAAAGCGGCAACGAAGTCGCCACGGTGAATGTGACGGTCGAGTAA
- a CDS encoding cytochrome c oxidase assembly protein codes for MNLNPTLADLLTLTFNPLVWGALAAALGLYLWQFSRWRANAERRQDWPVWKVVLFVLGLLATLWALQSSAAVYTVNSMALYMVRLMVLAELVPLLLLLGLPRRIPLAPGSPLGRIFSVLLDPWVAFAVWTAVILFWNIPAGFNASIVTNTAAILLPALYLISGTMIWGAMLRPLPSIQPGTFGKRGWFGFLAALPMMSIAAWWLYAREVLYQPYVGAVCLWNLTPLQNQQISGWIMMLAGLPALGLAILQLMAWLIEISEGSGQQRPPPPAQT; via the coding sequence ATGAATCTGAACCCTACCCTGGCCGATCTGCTGACCCTGACCTTCAATCCGCTGGTCTGGGGTGCGCTGGCTGCTGCACTGGGCCTGTACCTGTGGCAGTTTTCGCGCTGGCGGGCAAATGCTGAGCGGCGTCAGGACTGGCCGGTCTGGAAAGTGGTGCTGTTCGTCCTGGGGCTGCTGGCCACGCTTTGGGCCTTGCAGTCCAGTGCGGCGGTCTACACCGTGAACTCTATGGCGCTGTATATGGTCCGGCTGATGGTGCTGGCCGAGTTGGTGCCGCTGCTGCTCTTGCTGGGGCTACCGCGCCGGATTCCGCTGGCCCCAGGGTCACCGCTGGGGCGCATCTTCAGCGTGCTGCTTGACCCGTGGGTGGCCTTTGCGGTCTGGACCGCCGTGATTCTGTTCTGGAATATTCCTGCCGGATTCAATGCCAGTATCGTCACCAATACGGCGGCCATCTTGCTGCCTGCGCTGTACCTGATCAGCGGCACCATGATCTGGGGAGCCATGCTGCGCCCACTGCCCAGCATTCAACCGGGTACTTTTGGCAAGCGGGGTTGGTTCGGGTTTCTGGCCGCCCTGCCGATGATGTCCATTGCCGCGTGGTGGCTGTACGCCCGTGAGGTGCTGTATCAGCCGTACGTAGGCGCAGTCTGCCTGTGGAACCTGACCCCGCTGCAAAACCAGCAGATCAGTGGCTGGATCATGATGCTGGCTGGGCTGCCCGCACTGGGCCTGGCCATTTTGCAGTTGATGGCCTGGCTGATTGAGATCTCCGAGGGCAGTGGCCAGCAGCGCCCACCGCCTCCGGCCCAGACCTGA
- a CDS encoding SCO family protein gives MTASPQPPATPPQEPIARPWQQSALLALIAVALVLGIAWAYARSQSAYPFYGSVVNQPGPALAFSGTDGHGQPWTFQPQGQATLLFFGFTHCPDICPLTLKYLGEMRARLTPEEREQVKVLFVSVDPERDTPERIREYVEFFGEGTGVRVPEPELSQVAQGYGVAYGKVPVDGPLEYQINHTTATYLIDASGYTRVMWDYTQLPDVDRILRDVRYVMNNPRDVSAARSEPQRTAAQLTAAQLTAGVQP, from the coding sequence ATGACCGCCTCGCCCCAGCCACCGGCCACTCCGCCACAGGAGCCGATTGCTCGCCCCTGGCAGCAGTCGGCGCTGTTGGCGCTGATTGCTGTGGCGCTGGTGCTGGGCATCGCCTGGGCCTACGCCCGCTCGCAGAGTGCCTATCCCTTTTATGGTTCGGTGGTCAACCAGCCTGGACCTGCCCTGGCCTTTTCCGGCACCGACGGGCATGGACAGCCCTGGACCTTTCAGCCACAGGGGCAGGCGACGCTGCTGTTTTTCGGGTTTACCCACTGCCCTGACATCTGCCCACTGACGCTCAAGTACCTCGGTGAGATGCGCGCACGTCTGACCCCGGAGGAACGCGAGCAGGTAAAGGTCCTGTTCGTGTCGGTGGACCCGGAGCGCGATACCCCTGAGCGGATCCGTGAGTACGTGGAGTTCTTCGGTGAGGGCACTGGGGTACGTGTTCCCGAACCTGAACTGAGTCAGGTGGCCCAGGGCTACGGTGTGGCTTACGGCAAGGTGCCGGTAGACGGGCCGCTGGAATACCAGATTAACCACACCACCGCCACCTATCTGATTGACGCTTCGGGCTATACCCGGGTGATGTGGGATTACACCCAGCTGCCGGACGTGGACCGTATCCTGCGCGATGTGCGCTATGTGATGAACAATCCCAGGGACGTGTCGGCGGCGCGGTCCGAGCCTCAGCGGACGGCAGCTCAGTTGACAGCGGCTCAGCTGACGGCAGGAGTGCAGCCATGA
- a CDS encoding copper chaperone PCu(A)C gives MMPTRSLYRRILPGLLLPALLGACSPSDSQTTVSEPGVTAPAEPMADHSGHTTDAVASTGVLPLEAGTATVTAVPPSMKETAAYVTLTNPTDSDIVLVSAASPAAGHVMLMRTETTAADGASSSGMVETPSLTVPAGGELVLASGGDHLMLMDLTGPLEEGQTVDLTVVADDGRTLDLSAEVRRP, from the coding sequence ATGATGCCGACCCGCTCACTGTACCGCCGGATACTGCCAGGTTTGCTGCTCCCCGCCCTGCTGGGAGCCTGTTCACCGTCTGATTCGCAGACCACAGTAAGCGAACCGGGTGTCACTGCCCCAGCAGAGCCGATGGCAGATCACAGCGGCCATACCACTGACGCTGTTGCCAGTACCGGCGTGCTGCCGCTGGAAGCCGGAACTGCCACCGTGACCGCGGTGCCGCCGAGCATGAAGGAAACTGCCGCCTATGTTACCCTGACCAATCCCACGGACAGCGACATCGTGCTGGTGTCGGCGGCCAGTCCGGCCGCGGGTCACGTCATGCTGATGCGAACCGAAACCACTGCGGCAGACGGGGCCAGCAGCAGCGGTATGGTCGAAACGCCCAGCCTGACCGTGCCTGCTGGTGGTGAGCTGGTGCTGGCCTCCGGCGGTGATCACCTGATGCTGATGGATCTGACCGGGCCGCTGGAAGAAGGCCAGACGGTAGACCTGACTGTGGTGGCCGACGATGGCCGTACCCTGGACCTGAGTGCCGAGGTGCGCAGGCCATGA
- a CDS encoding methyltransferase domain-containing protein, giving the protein MPPRRPSSRSKSRPRRSAPRGNPAEWPLYAAEVLRGLEEVARTELSAIAGLDVLSAADEEIRFRYAGATERLSRLRSVVAVYAVRQWDVPRPRGLLGHQQLGELTSWLRGVAEQGGHRSFRLSAAGRETEVMERLSAEVGQALGLPEHPEEGELRLRLRPAPGGTGWEGLARLTPRPLSAREWRVCNREGGLNAATAYAALALAGLRVKDRIFNPMCGSGTLLVERALMGPYEAMVGVDIDPEAVACARANLKAAGRSVEVAQVDALNTGLPPRTFDLIVADLPWGDDIGTHGGNAEMYPAFLREMHRLCSKGGRMVVVTHELRLFERVAQESPWEVRELTQVYSGGHHPKIYLLTR; this is encoded by the coding sequence ATGCCTCCTCGCCGCCCCAGCTCACGTTCCAAGTCCCGGCCTCGCCGCTCAGCGCCGCGTGGCAACCCCGCCGAGTGGCCGCTGTACGCTGCCGAAGTGTTGCGTGGTCTGGAGGAAGTGGCCCGCACCGAGCTGTCGGCCATTGCCGGGCTGGATGTGCTGAGCGCCGCCGATGAGGAAATTCGCTTTCGCTACGCTGGTGCCACCGAGCGCCTGTCACGGCTGCGGAGCGTGGTCGCGGTCTACGCTGTGCGGCAATGGGACGTGCCGCGCCCCCGTGGCCTGCTGGGCCACCAACAGCTGGGCGAACTGACCAGTTGGCTCCGCGGGGTGGCCGAGCAGGGCGGACACCGCTCCTTTCGCCTGTCGGCGGCAGGGCGCGAGACGGAGGTCATGGAACGTCTGAGTGCGGAAGTCGGTCAGGCGCTTGGCCTGCCTGAACATCCCGAAGAGGGCGAGTTGCGGCTGCGCCTCCGGCCTGCTCCGGGCGGCACTGGCTGGGAGGGACTGGCCCGGTTGACCCCCCGGCCCCTTTCGGCCCGTGAGTGGCGGGTCTGCAACCGCGAGGGTGGGCTAAACGCCGCCACCGCTTATGCGGCGCTGGCGTTGGCGGGCCTACGAGTCAAGGACCGGATCTTCAACCCGATGTGCGGCAGCGGCACCCTCCTGGTCGAGCGAGCGCTGATGGGCCCCTATGAGGCGATGGTGGGCGTGGATATTGACCCCGAAGCCGTCGCCTGCGCCCGCGCCAATCTGAAAGCAGCGGGCCGGAGCGTGGAAGTGGCGCAGGTAGATGCGCTGAACACGGGCCTGCCACCCAGAACCTTCGACCTGATCGTGGCGGACCTGCCCTGGGGCGACGACATCGGCACCCACGGGGGGAACGCCGAGATGTATCCGGCTTTCCTGCGCGAGATGCACCGGCTGTGCTCCAAGGGCGGGCGCATGGTGGTGGTCACCCATGAGTTGCGGCTGTTTGAGCGTGTAGCGCAGGAATCTCCCTGGGAGGTCCGTGAACTGACCCAGGTGTACAGCGGTGGGCACCACCCGAAGATTTACCTGCTGACCCGCTGA
- a CDS encoding polyprenyl synthetase family protein — MSQPAPSVSVCVPPAVSAGLTPAFEQQLRDVLRSEVEFIELIGEDLVGAGGKRIRPQVTLLAAEALGAVPPDTAAVKLAVCIELLHSASLLHDDLIDDADTRRGQEAAFRRYGNVVSVMSGDFMLSRLLVLLSDLPGCARLTRAFGEVASMVCEGEVLQFQVAAYGNPSYEQYERIIYGKTAALLELAAAAPALLLNAAPEQEAALRQYGRELGMAFQLRDDLLDLLGREEELGKPVGSDLREGKATWPVLRLLDSPAGEEVRTILMRRAAPSGDLVRIQTLAAEHHAEADTWAEIARRLNLARQALDALPGGSARQELEDLLDRLIPDLH; from the coding sequence ATGAGTCAGCCCGCTCCTTCTGTTTCCGTGTGTGTTCCACCTGCTGTATCCGCTGGCCTGACGCCCGCCTTTGAGCAGCAGTTGCGTGACGTGCTGCGTTCAGAAGTGGAATTTATCGAGCTGATTGGTGAAGACTTGGTGGGGGCCGGGGGCAAACGTATCCGCCCGCAGGTCACGCTGCTGGCCGCCGAAGCGCTGGGGGCCGTACCTCCCGATACTGCTGCCGTCAAGCTGGCTGTGTGTATCGAACTGCTGCACTCGGCGTCCCTGCTGCACGACGACCTGATTGACGACGCCGATACCCGCCGGGGCCAGGAAGCGGCCTTTCGGCGCTACGGCAACGTGGTGAGCGTGATGAGCGGTGACTTTATGCTCTCGCGGCTGTTGGTGCTGCTGTCGGATCTCCCCGGTTGCGCCCGGCTGACCCGCGCTTTTGGGGAAGTCGCCAGCATGGTCTGTGAAGGCGAAGTGCTGCAGTTTCAGGTGGCGGCCTACGGTAATCCGTCGTATGAGCAGTACGAGCGGATCATCTACGGCAAGACGGCGGCGCTGCTGGAACTGGCCGCCGCTGCCCCCGCGTTGCTGCTGAATGCGGCGCCGGAGCAAGAAGCGGCCCTGCGGCAATATGGACGTGAGCTGGGCATGGCCTTTCAGCTGCGCGACGACCTGCTGGACCTGCTGGGCCGCGAAGAAGAGCTGGGCAAGCCGGTGGGCAGTGACCTGCGCGAAGGCAAGGCCACCTGGCCGGTGCTGCGGCTGCTGGACAGCCCGGCTGGCGAAGAAGTCCGGACCATCCTGATGCGCCGCGCCGCGCCGAGTGGTGATCTGGTGCGCATCCAGACCCTGGCCGCTGAACACCACGCCGAAGCCGATACCTGGGCTGAGATCGCCCGCCGTCTGAATCTGGCCCGACAAGCGCTGGATGCTCTTCCCGGCGGCAGTGCCCGCCAGGAACTGGAAGACCTGCTGGACCGCCTGATTCCAGATCTGCACTGA
- a CDS encoding Glu/Leu/Phe/Val family dehydrogenase, with amino-acid sequence MRVSGLNWQGLMEQLQEALPYCEVTDQSLAYFKYPRRSVKMNLPVKMDDGQVRVFQGYRSVHSNARGPSMGGVRFREGLSLHECEALAAIMTLKAAVADLPLGGAKGGVDVDPETLSAHEQEGLTRRFTSELFELIGPNEDILAPDVGTDSQHMAWIYDAFNEGRGTSINGMVVGKPMALGGSYATKDARGQSAAMVTARALEDSGQGVKNARIAIFGYGDVGSKAARLLQAQGALIVAVSDRHGAIYSSSGLDLPALAEHREQGGSVCGFALDISKDELLELDVDALILAFDFGTVNAGNAHKVRATYLVEATNRAVLPEAERYLRERDIRVLPDLVAAIGGVVVNYVEWVQSHTNFFWTADEIEAVAEQHINRALDDVMNVMEQNGIDMRTAAYVLALSRLNSATEMRGVYP; translated from the coding sequence ATGAGGGTTTCAGGACTGAACTGGCAGGGGCTGATGGAACAGCTCCAAGAAGCCCTGCCTTACTGCGAAGTGACGGACCAATCACTCGCGTACTTTAAATATCCTCGCCGCAGCGTCAAGATGAACCTGCCCGTCAAGATGGATGATGGTCAGGTGCGGGTATTTCAGGGGTACCGCTCGGTACACTCCAATGCCCGCGGCCCCAGCATGGGCGGCGTACGTTTCCGCGAGGGGCTATCGCTTCACGAGTGCGAGGCCCTGGCCGCCATCATGACCCTCAAGGCCGCGGTGGCCGACCTGCCACTGGGTGGCGCCAAAGGTGGAGTGGATGTGGACCCGGAAACCCTCAGCGCCCATGAGCAAGAAGGCCTGACCCGCCGCTTTACCTCGGAGCTGTTCGAGCTGATCGGCCCCAACGAGGACATTCTGGCGCCGGATGTGGGGACCGACTCGCAGCACATGGCCTGGATATACGACGCCTTCAACGAAGGCCGGGGAACCTCAATCAACGGCATGGTCGTGGGCAAGCCGATGGCCCTGGGTGGTTCATACGCCACCAAGGACGCCCGTGGTCAGAGCGCCGCCATGGTCACCGCCCGCGCCCTGGAAGACAGCGGTCAGGGCGTCAAGAATGCCCGCATTGCCATCTTCGGATACGGCGATGTCGGCTCCAAGGCAGCGCGGCTCCTGCAGGCGCAGGGCGCCCTGATTGTGGCTGTCAGTGACCGTCACGGGGCCATTTATTCCAGCAGTGGGCTGGACCTTCCAGCACTGGCCGAACACCGTGAGCAGGGCGGCAGCGTGTGCGGATTCGCACTGGACATTTCCAAGGATGAGCTCCTGGAGCTGGACGTGGACGCGCTGATTCTGGCCTTCGACTTTGGCACGGTGAATGCGGGCAACGCCCACAAGGTCCGGGCCACCTATCTGGTCGAAGCCACCAACCGCGCTGTGCTCCCCGAAGCCGAGCGTTACCTGCGTGAGCGCGACATTCGGGTCCTGCCTGATCTGGTCGCGGCCATCGGAGGCGTGGTGGTGAACTATGTGGAATGGGTGCAGTCGCACACCAATTTCTTCTGGACCGCCGATGAGATCGAAGCAGTGGCCGAACAGCACATCAACCGCGCACTGGACGACGTGATGAATGTCATGGAGCAAAACGGCATTGACATGCGGACTGCGGCCTACGTGCTGGCGCTCAGCCGCCTGAACAGTGCCACCGAGATGCGCGGCGTCTACCCCTGA